The genome window AATTTTTACGGATTTATCGGAACCATTGAAATGGTTTAGCAGGAAGAAAATACTTATAAACTTTTTCAAGGTGTTCATCTTTCCAGAATTATCGTTACCGGACCATCATTCACCAGAGAAACCTGCATAAATGCTCCGAA of Candidatus Cloacimonadota bacterium contains these proteins:
- a CDS encoding D-tyrosyl-tRNA(Tyr) deacylase, coding for FGAFMQVSLVNDGPVTIILER